In Sphingobacteriaceae bacterium, the genomic window GGCGGTGGGCGTCCTCCTGGTGGCCGCCGTGACGGCCTGGCTAACCCAGCAGCCGCCGCCCATGTAATCCTGGACCGCAAACAAAACAGGGCCCACCCGTTGGATGGACCCTGTCGCCACTACCAAGTAACCAACGGCACCGCCGGCCGGTTGCTCACCTAGGTGCTTTGCCTAAATGCTTTACGGAGGCGGCTCACCGGCGCCGGCCCCGCAGGATCAACAGCAGCAGGACCAGGATCAGCAGGTACCAGATCCAATTCATCCGGCCGCCCTGGCCGTCTTCAGGGGCCTGGTCCGCGTCATCCCCTTGCGCCGGGAGATCCTCGCCGGCTTCGGCTTCGGCCGGCTCCGCGCCGGCATCGGCATCGGGGTCACCGGCCACGGAGTCGGGCGGGGAATCAGGATCAACGTCGGCCTGGGCCACAGCCTCCTGGGTCACGGCAAAAGGAATTTCCCCATCCACCAGGTGGCCGTCGGACGACATTACTTCCCAGACGAGGGCGTACTCACCGGCGGCCAAAGCCGGCACATCCAGGAACAAGGTGTTGCCTTCACCCCGCAGGGACGTGCCTTCCACCGTTTCCCCCTGGGCGTCCACCAAGATGACCTGGCTGACGGCGGGCTCCACCGGCTCGTCGAACTCCAGGCTGAAGTTGGACGGCAATTCGGTCAAGGTTTCACCGGGCTTGGGCGTTGAGCCGGTCAAGTGGGCATGGGCTCCCCCCAAGCCGGGTAAGACCAGCCCCATGCACAGAACAATGCCCAACACAAGAACCCAAACAAGGGTCCGCCTGCCCAGCCTGCCGCCGGGCAGGGCCAACTCACTTCCCACGTTGCAGTCACCTCCTCGCATGGGACGACTCTTTCTAGAGACTATGAGCGGCCCGGAAGGGTATGCTTGCCCGGCAGGGACGGGCAGCCAAAAAGGGGGCAGCCCCCGCCAGGGGGCCGCCCGCAAATACAGGTCAGGAGCCTTGCTGCTCCTTTTGCTTCTGCAGGTACTGCCAGTAGAAAACCAGACCGAGGCCGTTCAGGTTTTGGTCGTAGTTCATGATGGCCTCCACCTGGTCATCCCAGGGGAGCCCCCGGCTCTCCAAGTCGGCCCGGACGTGGTCCAGGAGCAGCCGCTTCATGGTTTCGTGGTCCACCGTGTCGGCCTTGTCCAACAGGCTGGTGAAGGCGTCCACCTGCTCCTCCACCCGCTCGGTGACCAGGACGGGATCCATAGTGTTGACGCCGAAGTGGCCGAACCCGATAAGTTCGGGGCGGATTTCCCGGACCCAGCGGTTGGATGCCTTCATGGCCTCGGGATCAAACTGGTTGGGCGCCGTGGTGGGCAGGATGTAGTCGTCGCCCGGCTTGCTCAAGTAGGGATAGCGCATGCCGATCTCGTCGGCGGCGAACAGGGCGCCTGTGCCTTCGTCCAGGATCATGAACTGGTGCCGGGCGTGGCCCCGGGCGTCGATGAAGCGCAGGACGTGGCCGCCCCCCAGATCCAGCCTGTGGTCGGGGTCGACGGCGGTCACCCGCTCCTCGGCCACCGGCTCCGGCAGGCCGAAATATTCCTCTACCTTGCCGTCGAACACCCCTTGGGCCCCTTGGACCAGGCGGCTGGGGTCCACGATGTGGGCCGCGCCCCGGGGATGGACGATGACCTGGGCCTTGGCAAGCTCCTTGACCAAGGTGCCCGTTCCGCCGCCGTGGTCCAGATGGACGTGGGTGGGGATGATATAGGCCACTTCGTCCCGGGGAATGTTGAGGGCATCCAGCGCGTTCAGCCAGATTTCCGCGCTGCGGGTG contains:
- a CDS encoding copper resistance protein CopC, which produces MGSELALPGGRLGRRTLVWVLVLGIVLCMGLVLPGLGGAHAHLTGSTPKPGETLTELPSNFSLEFDEPVEPAVSQVILVDAQGETVEGTSLRGEGNTLFLDVPALAAGEYALVWEVMSSDGHLVDGEIPFAVTQEAVAQADVDPDSPPDSVAGDPDADAGAEPAEAEAGEDLPAQGDDADQAPEDGQGGRMNWIWYLLILVLLLLILRGRRR
- a CDS encoding MBL fold metallo-hydrolase, with the translated sequence MSAQVFDLSVAETKMLDLNLLGEPERLSGFLVLAPRPAIVDPGPTRSAEIWLNALDALNIPRDEVAYIIPTHVHLDHGGGTGTLVKELAKAQVIVHPRGAAHIVDPSRLVQGAQGVFDGKVEEYFGLPEPVAEERVTAVDPDHRLDLGGGHVLRFIDARGHARHQFMILDEGTGALFAADEIGMRYPYLSKPGDDYILPTTAPNQFDPEAMKASNRWVREIRPELIGFGHFGVNTMDPVLVTERVEEQVDAFTSLLDKADTVDHETMKRLLLDHVRADLESRGLPWDDQVEAIMNYDQNLNGLGLVFYWQYLQKQKEQQGS